The following nucleotide sequence is from Citrus sinensis cultivar Valencia sweet orange chromosome 6, DVS_A1.0, whole genome shotgun sequence.
ATAATATAGTTTGCGGACAAAGATTCTGCAGCCACAATTTATCAATGTTGATTCCGAGTTTTGATGTTACTGCGTTAAGTGTTTTGTTTCCAAGGTCCCAtaacatgctgccacatcGACTGGGCTTTAGAATATCTGAGTCATCTTGAAACTTTAGGGGATGATTTCTTAATTGACAATCAAAGTGAGATTCCAAGTGGTGAGTATTTAGAACTAGAAGACTACTGAAGTTGAGTCAAGTAAATCACTTTCATTATTCTAATTGCTAAGAAGTACAATCTAAAACAACATAGTCATTTCATCACACTAGTGACTTCAATTCATGGCCTTTATTCCGGCGCGTTATCGAATTCAAGGAATCGTGCAAGCTGCAAAACCAACAATCATGATATTAGTGAGTACTTGGGATCAGCAGAATTCTAAAACTACGGAACCAACTGGTTTCACACCGGGGTAACAATTCTTTGAGGCCACGCAACGACCCCAACAGTTTGGAATAATAAATACGACGAGATCACGAGATAGAAGTAACCAAGACCAATAAACAAACGCACTTACGTCCACACTCGTAATCAGCTGGAAGCTTTGTGATGTTGCAGCGTTTGGGGATGGTGATGGCAACTTGAGGCTTAACTCCTGATAATTTAGCGGTATCAGATAGAAGAACAGCACAGAGACAGTTCGGATTCTGGCCTATTCTCTGCGCATTTCTGCGGCAGCCTGCTGAGACAGGAACTTTCTCATCTTGTGGAGCCGTTGCACTAGGAGATAGCTTCATTGCCTCATCATCCGGTGATGAAGTTCCACATTCTCCTGCCCCATCAACTCTTGCAAGTGTAGCGATGTTAACAACTAGGAGCAAGCCAACAAGGCAGATGTATTCTAGAATTTGAGAGAAGCAGCCATTACTTCCTCTGTTTTCCCCAAGagttcccccccccccccccctctcaTACTGCTACTACGTCAATATAAGCTAATTGCCACTAATTCTTGCACTGACAACACGACATGTGTAGATACCCATTCATAGCCATCATAAACGAGTTCTTAATGTAACAAATTTATGTGTCATGACATGTTTACATATTTAAGAGGATGTTTACATACTTAAGAGGTTTGATAAAATGgggatttaaatttaatgagaaaTTCAATTGCTAATGGGAAGAGAATGGAAAAGGCGCAAAAGCTTTCTAGTACCTAAGATTTTTacggaattttttttttatttcttttgtttttgctgcTAAGGGACTCAACTTTAATGGAAAGTAACGATACAATTATAAATACAAAGATTTGTATCTCAACTAATAtaacattaatataaattcaCTATTTGAATGAGAAGTAATAAtgttcaataattaattatcacaCGAAAATATGAGATCGTATGCCACATCAGTTgagatataaattttgtatccTAACTTTGTAagtttatcatttattaattgaaatatgaAAGTTGATCATTTCTCattctataaaaatatcatattacattaattagtaaagaatgagattttattgggtctcctttttttttttttttttttttttgggtgtatGTATAGATATATAGATTGCATAAAAGATAACAAACCAAACACACTAAGAAGGCTGCCACAAAAAGCTCGCGACTCCTCAAAACAGTTCGTGCTACTGTGGATCTAAGTGTGGAATATCTAAACTGTGCaagcaaataatttaaatgcaCAAAAGCTAAAGAGACATAACGATAATAACtgataagagaaaattttaaacctCCTCTTTCCATTCCTTTTCTCTGTGAATCTCTAAATAGATTGCAAAGGATTGGTTGCTATTTACAGGAAGCAATTAACCAGCTTTGAGCAGTGAAAGAAGTTGCGATTTGCATTGCACTCCTCGAATGCGCAAGtgtgggggaaaaaaaaaatgatactttTCACTATTCAATTGCTAAAGTGATTAGCGTGAAATGCACGTTACTTTTATTAAGGGATGGATGGATAAACATATCTCATAGCACGTACTAAAATTTTTGGACCTTTTGAATGTTCACATTATATTTATACTTATTTGTTGTAAGATAAAATCTTAGATATTGATGTCATTAAACTATATACAAACTAAGGTCAGAAGGCAATAGAGTGAGTACTTAGAACAAGAAGATTACTGAAGCATAGTCAAACAGATAACTTCCATTATTAACAGataacttttattattctcaTAACAGATACGTACAACCTGCTAGCTTTCATTGCTAGAAATACAAGCTAAATTAGCAACATATATAGTCACCATCAGATTAGTGACTATGATTCCTGgtctttaattctttattccaGCGTGTTACCGATTCAAGGAAGAGTGTAAGCtgcaaaacaaacaattacgatattattagttttcttctttttttttttttttttaaaaaaaaaaagcaatgtaaaaataataattaaagccaAAAAACCTATTTAGTTACTTACGTCCACACTTGTAACCAACTGGGCGATTAGCAAAGTTGCAGCGTTTGGGGATGCTCATGGCAACTTGGGGGTTAACTCCAGATGCTTTAGCGGTATCCGAAAGCAGAACTGCACAGAGACAGCTCGGGTTCTGGCCAATTCTCTTCACCTGAGCACAGCAACTTGCAGAAACAGAAGCTTTCTCATCTTGTGCGGCCGCTGCACAAGGAGCTAGCTTTAATGCCTCATCATCTGGTGACGATTTTCCACATTCTCCAGCCCCATTAACTGTTGCAAATGTGGCAACGTTAACAACCAGAAGCAAGCCAACAAGGCAGATGAATTTGAGCGAAGCTGCAGCCATTTCGATCCTCTGTTTTTCACTATGCACAAATTAAATCCTCAACTATATATCCCACAATGCTAAAACCCCGTCTTAGTCAAGAGTTTTTATACTGCAAAAATGAGCTCTGTATTAGTGGTCGCACTCATTATCCACTAATCATGATGGAGCTTGCACTAACTGACACATTATAGTTGCAAGCACTTTGCTGCATAAAAATTGGTAAGTGATGCCCAATTTGCTCTCTTTGGTCTAATCAAAAGTTGGTATTTGCATATAAAAATGAACCCAGTTGATAAGTACCCAGATGTTGCCATTTTATTAACAATGGAAAGCCTCCAAATGCTCTATTTGCAGCCAACTCATCTTCACTACACATCTAGAATTTTATTaccaacaacaacagcaacaagaCTACAGAATCTCTTTCAATAAAGCTAACATTTTGCTTTTGTGGAAATGTACGTGCAACCTTGAGATAACTTGAATTGTGCTCTTAATTACTAGCAGGCCAACTGTGCaattaaggataatattttctttaaactcAATTCTGTCCCGTGAACTTATGAACGAACATGTAATGTTTCAGCTAAAATAGCTattgattaattatcatatgCATTTATTTAGTTTGGAAGGGTTTCCTTCCAAAATGCGTTCTATTTTCTAAGTTCCTAAGAGTGAAAGTGTATTGGACGTAAATTGCTGTACAAGGTCTCCAATTTTCACACATGTTATatcacttttcaaaattttctcttttattggATAAATTATCAATGAATAAAAAGTCTAGGATCGAAATGTGagttgatttaattatttcgagttgatttaattatatatacgCATCGATGTGAAAAGGAATCCAACTTAATTTTCTCTATGGCAAATCCCACATTgtttataactaaaaaaactATGTATAACGATAAGAGATTCCTCATCACCATTCCTGAGCTTTTTTCGGCTGTTGTCTTCCTTGGCACTAGATGAATAGGGCAATTTTGgaactaaaaaatttgaatgataTGTTTAGGTGTCAGTTTGTCACATTTTATCGCCTTCTTATAGTGCGACACATTTCCCAACTTgtgaataaaattactaaggtgccttttttttattgaaatttaaatatacatGAATTAGTTTGAATTCTAAATAGAGTTGAATGTCTGaatttaaatgatattttttttctgaattgttaaaaataaatataaatttgtcttatttcttaatttaaaaaatctgaaaactatatttttacatttgtaccattacaaattataaatattaaaaactaataaacaTCTCAATGAACAtgaataagataatatattattataacataaattatattcaattaaatacaaacctttaatattttaaattggtatatattaattaattttattgtagtttatgatatttttatataaaaaaattcattaaaaaaattgtgcagataaataatgctaatttgaagaaaataaaaggataaaaaaataataatagtctaccactatattatcacaagttataaAGATGGGTAATATCgctaattattagattttatttaaataaggatgaaaattaattaattaataggaaaattttagagaattttttttaatgatatcattcaaattttttagattaaacaaaaaaaattgacttaataacttaatgacctaatattctcattaatttaaaaaaaaaaccggaCTTAGTGTCTTAACTTGCtgaattaaatcaattatgtcaataagtattaaaaaaaaaaaaaagcaaacagcCCCTAAATTGGGGAATTTAAAAACTTGATTCATAAGGGCAATACCACAGCTAAAATtgcttatttataaaattgaccctaatatcaatttttatttacaaaactaCCCCACtcaaagataattttttcaataggaaattaaaacaaatttattttgagtaGGATTAATTGCCCCCAAACCCTAAAATGTAGACCTGTCCCAGAATAAAATAACCATTCACCGAAGCTCTTCTATTGAGGGCCTTCAAAGGAATATAGGAAAAGCCACTTGCCTTATTAAATAACACTGGCGTCAACGATAACTTTGAAGTAGCTGTATCTCTAGAGTGCTTATGAATACCCAAAATATTGGGCCCTTATCAATAAGACAATAATGTTACAGGTCCTAATTCAAAAGCAGAAATTAAGTCCCCTAATCTACCTCCAAcaatgtatttataaataatgagTTTCTTCCGCAAGTTAAGAATATAAATACACTCTTATATAACTGAATAAAATTCTCTTCTAGCTCATCATTCTTAAATACACAACCCTATATTTTACTTAAGAGCTAGAGTGTTTTTTACACTTAAGCACTTAGTAAACAGcaagcacaaaaaaaaaaaaaactatcatTTATTCGTGAAGgtaaagaaaaagtgaaaaacacCGCTacaatatgtaaataaaagaagGGTCTCAAGagacaaattaaaaatgaagtcATGCTACTCTCACAAGTTGAGCCCAATAAAGCACTATGAGCGCGTCACTCCTTCAATTATGCAATAATTAAGTTGGGGTAATCTTTGCATAATTAAGTGGagatagtttttttttttataaaacgcAAGTGGAATAAACGTCTCTTAAATATTAGTgaagataaaaatatgaaagtatttcataaaatttaatgtaaactAATTTCAGTATTAGTTTGATAGTCAATATTAGTAGTAatcttatataatataaattataatttgattgtagTGACAGTgtccaatttaaaaaaaaaaaaacactaaggTCACTGGTAAGGGGCTAGGACGCAGGTCGAAAGTGTTGCAGGGAAGATGAGGAAGCTAAcagaaaatcaatcaatttcttttcaaaattttacatttgggtgacataaatttatagattttatATTCTGCCTCCTTAAGTTTACAATCTCTTCATTTTAGCCTGTACCGAAACAAAATCTTTGGATGGGCCACCACTGGTCATAATTGGTCAAATCTTTCAACGACCTTAGCTCTTGATTGAATGAACTGAGTAAAAACGGTTTCGAAACGGCTCAAAATTCTTGTGTAAAGCGGAAATGGCGGACGCTGACGTGCCAAAGTTGAGTGGCTAAAAAGTTAGTTAAGTTAGTTGAGGATTGACAGCAAATGCCAAATGGTATCTGAGCGATTGGTTTTCTTCATGGATGTGGCCTGTGGGTCTGAAAGGACGAACCACTAATAGTTTCGTGTCATCTTTTTGTTATATCCTCTTGCATTCATTGTATTGGATGTTTAATGTTTTTAGGCTAATTACTGTGACATCTTTGATTGGTCCTTCATGCatgattgattttgaaaaagaaaagcaaaagtgAAATAGATAACGTTCATTATTCTCACTTTGTATTACAACCTGCTAGCTTTTATTGCTAGAAGTACATACAAGCTAATAAAGTAACAGTCACCATAAACCCAGTGACTTCAATCCATGGCCATTCATTCCAATTCAAGGCAGTGTGTAAGCTGCAAAACcaacaattatgaaattaggAAGCTAGTGACTAATGAggcaaaattatttaaaaggcCAAGAAAAAAAGTCTAGGAACTAATCAAGAACACTTACGTCCACACTTGTAACCAACTGGGCGATTAGCGAAGTTGCAGCGTTTGGGGATGGTGATAGCAACTTGAGGGTTAACTCCAGATGCTTTGGCGGTGTCCGAAAGCAGAACGGCGCAGAGACATTTCGGGTTCTGTCCCATTCTCTTCACCTGAGCACAGCAGCTTCCAGAAACAGAAGCTTTCTCATCTTGTGCAGCCGTTGCGCAAGGAGCTAGTTTGATTGCCTCATTATCTGGTGACGATTTTCCACATTCTCCTGCCCCATAAACTCTTGCAAATGTGGCAACGTTAACAACCAGAAGCAAGCCAACAAGGCAGACGAATTTGAGTGAAGCTGCAGCCATTTCGATCCTCTGTTTTTCACAATGCGCAAAGTAAATCCTCAACTATATACCCCACGATGCTAAAGCCCTATCATAGTCGAGAGTTTTTATACTGCAAAATGAGCTCTATATTAGTGGTCACACTCATTACCCACTAATCCGAATGGAGGCGGCACTAAAGCGTTGTAGTTGGGAGCACTTGGCTTCAGGAAGATTGGTGAGTCgcaatgtttattttgtcCTTCTTGTCCAATCAAGGGTTGATATATATTTTCCATATAAATATGATCCCATTTTTATATCTTTCCAGATGTTGCCATTTGAATAGCAGTTGATGGCCTCCAAAAGCTCAGTATGAAGCCAACTCATCTTCAAATCTAGAAGTACTCCATTACTAATCACCAACGGCGAAAAAACTAGAGAGCCTCTTTCAATAAAGCTATCATTCTCTGGATACGTGTAACCAAATTATTACTACCTACGACAGACCACATTGCGGCGTGGCCAATATCTAAGGTTCATGGAACGAGCAGACCAACTTTAAAACTCTAACCAAATTAGGTTAATTTCAAATGGTTCATAGTACCATTTCTCAACTTTTGCATGCAAAAGAACACATTTTATGACTTTCATTCATTTGTTGGATGACAAGATGTATTATACTAAGGCCTTGTTTGGGAGTGGTGCGCAATGGCATGGCTTGGCTACCACAATTACAGCACTTCCATGCgcaaattaaagtgaaaagtTCTTGGTTTGTAGCTGCTTGGCTGCTGCAGCGCAGCACTAGCAAACGGGAACTTAAATGAATGTCAGTTTATTACTAGGATGAACATAgccaccaaaacaaaaaaaaaaaaaggctgaACAAAGACATTAAAGGCAGATAATCTAACATAGTTTTTACCACATCCTAAAATACGAAGTGGGCTCAGATATTTATTGGTGAATAGGATatcgccgttgccggggatccCGGGTCGCCCGCGTGACAGGCGGTAAATACTCACCACTATACTACAACGACTTTGCATCGAGTGtttgaaacaataaaaaaataactatatcAAGGCGAGGTGGGCCAACCCAGGACCGCTTGAGGGGAAGAACAGGAGCGTTGCAGTTTGCTGAACTCGGTCGtacatgaaattttaattataattttattgtattgaaATACTCCAAGCAAAGTCGTTGTAGTATAGTGGTGAGTATTCCCGCCTGTCACGCGGGTGACCCGGGTTcgatccccggcaacggcgtaCTGAATTTTTGTATGGCCCATGGTGGTGGTGATTTGGTTTTGAtcatatttgtgattttaaaacCCTCAAATCGAGTCCACAACAAGGGCATTTGGTCTAGTGGTATGATTCTCGCTTAGGGTGCGAGAGGTCCCGAGTTCAATTCTCGGAATGCCCcatttctgttttcttttttgcttcaTCATCTtacccattttttttatttttgaagtttgaactgTTTTATTTTACCTTATAGGGGTGGTAATTTGTGGGCTTGGGCCAGGCTTTTTCGAAGCTCATGCCTAAGTTCACACTGTCCAAATAAAGTTCAGACCCTTTAAAAATCCGTTCAATTTGGATGGATGAGCTTAGGTCGGACTCAtgcttttttattaattataaaatattatttttaattaaaaaatatttaaattaaagataattatctaatacataatagaataatagtccaatgtataaaatattagtaataaaacctaataaataacaaatactaatataaaaaattaaactaatttaatattttgaattttttttaattaaatttattttttatttataaattaaaaaagctcAGGTCAAGTCCAAGTTTTTTTGTTAAGCCTTTGTTCAGATATATGCGGGCTTTACATTTTTTGAGACCATATCCAACCCTAACTGGCGGGGCTTTAGGCCCACCGGCCTAGGGTGGACCTGGGCCGGCCCAGACTTTTTTGCCCTTCTGATTCTATCATTCTAAGGGAATAGCTGCATATATAAGCACATTCCTGGATAAGCCATTACGAAAAAGAGGTACTGGACTCATTATCGTTATAGGTATCTCATTACCACAGATTTTAACATCATGATAAGCTCTCGGTATCCAAACGTTTACCCATTGCTATGAAAAGTATACATCAAATAACTAAGTACGGTGAAAAGCTCTCAAAGCTTTGGCTCATAATCCCATCCTTAAAATCCCTTCCTCCACAACTCGGTTTTTTGTTGGTGAGCTTACTGCTTTTTTTGTACACTCAAATGATTCTGTTTCAGTTTGAGATGGAGATGCTTCTCGAATTATGTTTAACGTGGAATCTGCTTCATCAATTGAATTGCTGTAATCTTTCCCTTTGTTCTCAATGCTAAGATAATCTGTCAATGCCTTTTTCACACCCATACCACGCTGGGGAATCTTGCTGCTCGTGCGGAATGGAGATATATCTCCCTTTGCGGGGCTAACGAGTGCTGGTGAAAGGGTTGGTGTAGCGAAAGCTGATTTATATGGAGTGCTCGAGAAAGGCACTGAGTATGGGATTGAGATACTCTTATGAGCAATCATACCACCTTTTGACATTGGAGAGAAAGAGTCTGAATGTTTGGTCAGGTCATCCACATAAAGTAGATCATCAATACGTGCCACAATGTTAAATGCCAAGCTCTCCAAAACTCTTGAGTAACTCTCCAAGATGGACTTCCCAACATCCTAAATAATACAGTGTGGCATAGTTAGTTTAAACTAACAatctagtatgacattgaaatttaaaagtgctattatgaataaattattggACTGGTGCACGATATGCGTACCTTGTTATACTGAATTTTGCTCATATCTAGAGTTGTCTGGGGAAGACCAGGGAACCACTGTTTCAAGCAAAGTAGGAGGCTTTCTGCTCGATCTGCAAGTAATTCTCTCTTCTCTGTATCAACAACAAATTCTTTGACCAATCCCCATGATGACTTTGAACTGGACCGGGTTGTGCTATTGGCAGGCTTAGAATTGGTTCTTTTGCGCCACACATACATTGCAGCCTCTACCCGGTTGGCAATCTCTGTAGCTTGATGTTCAGATGACAAATCAAGGCATTCAAGCAGATATTCCGGAGAAAACTGATCTGATGAAATGTATCGATAAATAAGATCTCCTAGGCTGACTCTTCCATTCTGAAACCAAAATAAAGCTCAGATTCACAACACGGCCTATTTGGATCTCATAACACTAGATATATATGTAGAGGATTTTACCTTTGGAAGAGACTCAAAGTATGATTCAGGGACTTCCATGTCGGCTAGAGTAATGCTGTTGATAGCCATGGCAGCTTTTAGTATTTGGTTAGTACAATCACGCTTGTGCTGCAACTGCTTTCTTGTATTTTCATGGAGACCACCAAGAGGAACCCGAGGCACAGGTAGCCACCACTTTTCCTCCTGACGCTGTAGGGCTCTTCGGAAAGAGGTTGAGCCATCAGCCTCTGAGGCTAGAATCCCTTGGTCAACATACCAGAACTCTGTATTTTCGAAACTGTCCAATATTTCCTGCCAAAAAAGATTGAATTCAGAATGACCTTATTCACCTGGAACAAGTT
It contains:
- the LOC102622162 gene encoding non-specific lipid transfer protein GPI-anchored 5, with product MAAASLKFVCLVGLLLVVNVATFARVYGAGECGKSSPDNEAIKLAPCATAAQDEKASVSGSCCAQVKRMGQNPKCLCAVLLSDTAKASGVNPQVAITIPKRCNFANRPVGYKCGPYTLP
- the LOC102622467 gene encoding rop guanine nucleotide exchange factor 7-like; amino-acid sequence: MDSAFIHQEEREDPQQLQQCYQLKPRVPAVKVRGFDNSSPFSLFGFWVSKSWKKFYCRVGFPSGCGLKRLECNVMVVNNSVFCSTPELVEEELATMEGLSVEKTEGNEEIKHDEFSENVSRVETFGESIEEKGRESSSSSDFLTSETTGHEEQSHSSSEESSSPPLGWPVQKAEAQDSSSVDGNEKIEKSRLDLEKKGSTLPDVEMMKERFAKLLLGEDMSGCGNGVSTALAISNAITNLCATLFGQLWRLEPLPLEKKAMWRREMEWFLCVSDHIVELTPSWQTFPDGSKLEVMTCRPRSDLYINLPALRKLDNMLLEILDSFENTEFWYVDQGILASEADGSTSFRRALQRQEEKWWLPVPRVPLGGLHENTRKQLQHKRDCTNQILKAAMAINSITLADMEVPESYFESLPKNGRVSLGDLIYRYISSDQFSPEYLLECLDLSSEHQATEIANRVEAAMYVWRKRTNSKPANSTTRSSSKSSWGLVKEFVVDTEKRELLADRAESLLLCLKQWFPGLPQTTLDMSKIQYNKDVGKSILESYSRVLESLAFNIVARIDDLLYVDDLTKHSDSFSPMSKGGMIAHKSISIPYSVPFSSTPYKSAFATPTLSPALVSPAKGDISPFRTSSKIPQRGMGVKKALTDYLSIENKGKDYSNSIDEADSTLNIIREASPSQTETESFECTKKAVSSPTKNRVVEEGILRMGL
- the LOC102621873 gene encoding putative lipid-transfer protein DIR1, yielding MAAASLKFICLVGLLLVVNVATFATVNGAGECGKSSPDDEALKLAPCAAAAQDEKASVSASCCAQVKRIGQNPSCLCAVLLSDTAKASGVNPQVAMSIPKRCNFANRPVGYKCGPYTLP